From the genome of Streptomyces sp. S4.7:
CTTCTGGCACTGGACCTTGACCGTTGTCGGTCCCGCCAGACTGGCCACCTGCGCCGAGGTGGTCGTCGCCGCCTGACGGATGCTCACGCCGGTGCCCCACGTCGGGAACGAGGTGCCGGGGCCCGGGTCACCGCCGCCGCCGTTGACCAGCGACATGTAGTAGGTCCAGTTCCAGTTGGCGCCGGGGTCGGTGTGGTCGTTGCCCGGTACCTCGCTGTGGCCGACGATGCCCGCGCGGGTGCGCGGAATGCCGTACTTCGCGGTGAGGTGACGGGTCAGCGCGGCCGACGAGCGGTACATCGAGTCGGTGAACCAGGACGGGTCGGCGACGAAGCCCTCGTGCTCGATGCCGATGGAGCTGGCGTTCGCGGAACGCGCGTGCCAGGCCGTGTTGGCGTCCCGGACCATCTGGGTGACCTGGCCGTCCGAGGAGCGGATCACATAGTGCGCGCTGACCTGCGCGGACGGGTTCTGGAACCAGCTGATGGAGCCGGCGTACGACCCCTGGGTGACATGGACGACGACCTGGTTGATCGCCGCCGTACGGCCGGTCTGGTAGTTCGACGTGCTCGCCGGGACCCAGAGCGCGGGCCCGTAGTCGTCGCTCAGCACGCCGAAGTCCGAGGCGATGCTCGCGTACTTGCCGCGGTCGGGCGTCACCTTGCGCGCCTCGACGAGGATCTGCTCGTTGCCGGCGGCCTGGGCGCGCAGGCCCTTGTTCAGCAGGTCGTACGCGGTGTCCGCGTACAGCCGCGCCGTCCGGTCGTTCGCCGCCGCGCCGTACTCGGCGGCGACGGGGTACCACTCGGCGAGCGAGTCGCGGTCGGTGGCGTCCAGACCCTGTTCGTCGGCGACGGCGCGCAGGACGGCGGCGCCACCGCGGATGTTGGCCGCCGTGTCCTTCTTGAGGTCCGCCACGGACTCACCGGTGAGCTTCGCGGCCCGCTCCAGCGTCTTGTGCTTCGGCTGGCTGACCAGGTGCATCACACCGTAGCCGTTCGCCTGACTCGGTCTGCCGCCGTGGCCGTCGAGGTGCGTCTCGCCGTATCCGACGGCGACGAGCAGGTCACGGGGCACGTCGAACTCGGTGGCGGCCTTCTCGAACGCGGTGTTCATCGCGCCGGAGCCGGCTTCGGTGCCGGCGCCACCGGGGTACGGCGCGGCCGTCGCCGGCTGGCCGGCGAGGGCCAGCGACGCGGCGACCACGCTGCCGAGGAGCGCGGCCCGGCCGCGCTTCCAGCCTGTCTTGCCTGTCATCAAGGTCATCGATCTGCTCTCCGCTCAGTGGTGCGCGGGTCCGGGACCTGTGCGCACAAGTGGGGGCAAGGCGGGGTGAGGAGCTGTCAACTCCTGGGGTATACAGGTGACTTGAGGAGTGGTGCCGGGTGGGGGCTGTGGGGGTGGGGCAGGCGGGACGTACTCTGCCGCACCGGCGGCACCGACGCCATGATGGAGCGCCGACTTGTCAGGAGCAAGACATTTCATCTCCGACGAAACGCGCTGTCCAGTCGTTGTGGGACGGTGCGCCCGTCGCTACTTTTGCCGGGTCTCGCAGCGGTCGCCGGCCCGCCCGCCGATCGGCTGCTTCCCCCACACCCGGGAGCATTCGTGACCCGTCTCAGACGCCTATCGACCACATTCGCCGGTGTGCTCCTCGTACTAGTCGGGATGCTGACGGTACCCGCTGCGGCGGCCGAAGCGGCCGAAGCGGGCACCTCCGACACGGCCGCCGAGGCGGCGGGCCCCAACTTCAAGGCGCCCTACCCGTGCGGGCAGCGGTGGACCTACAGCCACCACTCCGCCGAGGTCCGCCGTGCGCTCGACTTCGTACGGGCCGACGGCGGCACCACCAACGGCACTCCGGCCCTCGCGTCGGCCGCCGGTACGGCGACCCGGCACAGCCAGCCGAGCGGCGCGGGCAACTACATCTCCATCGACCACGGCGGCGGCTGGAAGACGTACTACTTCCACCTCGGCTCCTTCTCGGTGGCCAGCGGACAGTTCGTCAACCAGGGCCAGCAGATCGGCACCACGGGCTCCAGCGGCAACTCCTCGGGCCCCCACCTGCACTACGAGCAGCTGCTCAACGGCGTCGGACAGAACATCGTCATCAACGGTGGCGGCCTGCCCTACCCCGGCAGCTACAACCAGCACTTCCTCACCAGCGACAACGGCTGCGGCGGCGGAGGCGGCGGTACCCCCTTCACCACCTGGGGCACCGATGTCAGCGTCCGCGCCGACGCCCGGCTGAACGCGGCCGTCGTGACCCGGCTGGCAGGCCCCACGAACGTCCACGTCGTGTGCCAGAAGCAGGGCGACACCGTGAACGCCGAGGGTTACACCAACAACTGGTGGAGCAAGCTGCGCGACCAGGGCGGCTTCATGTCGAACATCTACATCGACCATCCGGCCGCCCAACTCCCCGGCGTGCCGCTCTGCTGACAGGTACATCCGCGCACGGGCGCGACCGGCGGCTCAGGAGGGCGGCGCCCACCGAGCCGCCGGACCGCTCGCCCCCGACCGCCCGGACCCGCAGGACCGGCCGGTCGCCGGGTACTTCACGGACGCGGCGCCCCGTTCAGCCCCAGACCAGCACGCCCAGCCACGTACCCGCCACGAGCAGGCAGCAGAACAGTTCGACCAGTACCGGAACGCCCGCCGAGCGCATCACCGCGCGCGTCGAGGCCCAGCCGTCGCGGTGGCTGCCCAGCCGTACCCGTTCGACCGCGTAGATCCCCCCGACGAACGCCGGCGCCGTGCCCACCACCGGCACCACGAAGAAGCCCACGATCCCGGCCAGCCCGCCCGCCAGCAGAGTGCGCCGGCGGGTGCCGGTCTCGCGTGTGCGGCGGGACGGCAGCAGGGGTCTGAGCGCCTGGTTGAGCAGCAGCAGCGCCGTGGCGGCGATCAGTAGCGCCCAGGCCGTCACCGAGGTGTCGCTCAGCGCCCACCAGACCACGGCGGCCCAGACGATGGCGGGCCCCGGCACCCCCGGAATCAGCACACCGAGGACGCCCAGCAGCATGACCAGACCCACCAGCACGAGCTGCCACACGTCCATCTGCCAAGAGTGCAGGATCCCGCCCGGAGTGGCACGCGGACGATTCGCCCCCCGTGTCCTCACTCCCGCAGGTCGCGGGCCACCCAGCCCTTCTCGTACGCGTGCCAGCCCAGCTGGAGCCGCGTCGTCACGCCCGCCAGCTCCATCAGGGCCTTCACCCGGCGCTGCACGGTCCGCAGCCCCAGATCGAGCTGCTTGGCGACGCTCGCGTCCGTCATCCCCGCGAGCAGCAGGGACAGCACCTCCAGATCGGTCTCGCCCGGCCCCTCGGCCGCGTCCTCCACGACCGCCGCCCCGTCCCCGCCGGGGACCAGCCGCAGCGGCAGCGCGTCGCGCCACACCGCCTCGAAGAGCCCCGACAGTGACTCCAGCAGCCCGCTCGAGTGGACGACCAGGGCCGCGGGCTCCGCGTCGCCCCCCGTCAACGGCACCATCGCCAGGGCGCGGTCGGCGATCACCAGCTTGGTCGGTACCCGGTCGACCACCCGTACCTGCTCGTCACGGCCGAGCGCCGCCGACAGCTCGGTGATCCCGTCCGGCAGCGACAGCACCTCGCGCTCGATCACCACGCGGTAGCGGACACCGCGCGTCACCACCCGCTCCTCGGACTCGTTGTCGACACCCGTCACCACCACGGGCCTGCCGGTGACCAGCGCCCGTATCTCCTCCGTCGCCCCCAGCTGGAGCTGGTGGAAACGGTGCGCCACCGCGCTGGCGCCCGTCACCACCTCGACCAGATCGTGCACGGCGGGACCCGCCGACTCGGCGCGGTACTCCTCCGCGAGCAGTACGGCGGCCAGCTCGGCCCGCTCCAGCTCGTGGCGCTGCTGGGTGAGCAGCGCGCCCAGCGCCACGGCGGGCGGCGCGGCCACCCAGCGCCCGGTGCGGGCCGACGACTGCGCGGCCAGTCCGTGCTGCTCCAGCCGGCGCAGCGCGCGCTCGGTGTCCTGCTCGGGCATCGCGAGCCGATGCGCCAGATCGGCCGCGTCGGCGGCGCCGAGCGCCACCAGCGCGCGGTACGCCGATTCCTGTCTCTCGTCGAGACCTATCGCTCCCAGCACCCCTGCACCCCTCCCCGGACGGACGTTCAAACCCGGCGGGGCGTGGCGGATACCGGCCACGGCGTAAACCCGCCGCGCACATCATCCCCGTACCACGCGTCACTCTGCCAATGTGGCGACATTGCGGGATCGGCAGACGTCAGGGATATGCCCGGGTCGCGTCGGTGCGTGTCCGCCCCCCGTACGGCGGATCCTCGTATGCCGGATAAGCTGACTACCCGGACGTTCCCGTCGAACCCCGACGAGTCGCTACGATTCGAATCGGCGTACGGTTGACACCGAGGCCGGTCTCCGGCCCCGAATCCTGGTCGGCGCACCTGGTGCGTTCCGGCCTGCCGAACGTCCGCCGGGCGTCCTTCCCGTGGGGGGTGGGGTCGCCCGGCGGACTTGGGCCGCGCGGTCGTGACGTCATCGCGCCACGCCTCCTACTTTTTCGGGGTGTCCCGTTTTCTGACGCCTCGTGCGGTCGACAATAGGAGCATGAGCCAGCAGGGGGACCGGCCCGCCACCACCGACGACTGGTGGGGCCGGCTGTACGACGAGTCCGCACCCGACACCGGTCCGGCCGAGGCGCCGGACGACACGATCGAGGACCGTTTCGACTCGGCGGCGGACACGCTCGGCGCCGAGGGCGCCGCGGACGCGACCACACGGGCGGGGTACGGGCGGGCGGTCGACGCGATCGGTGTGGACGACGAGGAGGACGCGGGCGACGAGGACGAGGACATGGACGTGGGAGCCGCCGCCGGCGGCGGGCCCGTCTCGCGGCCGATGGCCTGGTGGGAGGCGCGCGGCGCCTACCCGGTGATCCAGGCGCCCGCGCCCGGACCGGCGTCACCGCCCACGACCGTCGACAGGCCGGGGGCGGCCCCCGCGCCCCCGCCCGCGCAGGCTCCGGCGCCCGGCCCCGTCGCGCCGGCCCCTCTCACACCCCGGCCACGGGCACCGTGGGAGCCGCCGCCCGCCGCGTTCGATCCCGGCCCCGCCGGACCGCTGCCGGACGCCGCCGATCCGGCGCCGCCGCCGGTCACCACCCCGGTCCGGACCCCGGCCCCGGATCCGCGCGCCGCCGCCCCCGAGCCGCCGGTTCCTCCCCGGCCCGCGCCCAAGCCCGCCCCCGCTCCCGCCGCCCCTGTCACCCACGTCGGCGACGGGCCGCCCACCTACGACGACGAACCCACCGCGCTGCCCGCCGCCGAAGCCGAGGAACTCGGCCAACTCGTCGCCGACACCGTGCTCGACGGTGCCCGGTACGGCACGTACACCCTGCGCGCCGCCTCCATGCGCGGCGATTCGGCGCGCTACCGGGGCGAGCCCCGCAGGGACGCGCTGCTCACCGCCCGCTTCGGCGCCGGCGCGAGCGCCCTCGTCCTGGTCGCCGTTGCCACCGGCGCGCGCGCCACCGAGGGCGCCCACCTGTCCGCCGCCGACGCCTGCCGCTGGATCGGCGGCGCGGTCGGCCGCAGTTGCGACCGGCTCGCCGAGGACATAAGAGCGGGCCGCCGCGGCGACCTGAAATCCGGACTGCACCGGCTCACCGACCGTACGTACGGCAAGCTGCGCGCCCGCGCGGCCGAGTTGGGACGCGAACCGGAGGACTACACCGCGAGCCTGCGCTGTCTGCTGCTCTCCGCCGACCCCGAGTGCCGGACCCGCGTCTTCTTCGGCGTCGGCGGCGGCGGGCTCTTCCGGCTCAGGGACGGCGCCTGGCAGGACCTGGAGCCGCTCCTCCCCGAACCGGCCGACATCAGGGGCGAGCCGGTCCTCGGTTTCGGCTCCCCCCGGTCCGACGCCGAAGAACAGACGCCCGAGGGTGACCGCCTCACGATGGATCTGGAGATCACCAAGCCTCCGGGACCGGTTGTCGAGGATCCCGTTCCGCCGCCTCCGGAGCCGTTCCGCTTCCGGGCCTCGGTCGCCCGTCCGGGCGACACACTGCTGCTGACCAGCGTCGGGCTCGCCGAGCCGCTGCGCGGTGAACCGGCCCTGGGCGACGAGCTGGCCGCGCGCTGGGCGTCCGCCGAGCCGCCGGGGCTCGCCGAGTACCTGTCGGACGTCCGGCTGCGGGTGAAGGGTTACGCCGACGACCGTACGGCCGTGGCGGTCTGGGAGGCGTAACCGCGCGGGGCGTGGGTTGATGGACACCGGGTCTCGGAGGGGACCCCGGTCCGCGTCCCGCCGGCCCGGCATCCCCCGACAGCAGAAGGGCGCTTCCATGGCCAGGCAGAACGTGGCGGAGCAGTTCGTCGACATCCTCGCCCGCGCGGGCGTGCGGCGCCTGTACGGAGTCGTCGGCGACAGCCTCAACCCCGTCGTCGACGCCATCCGGCGCAACGCCGCCATCGACTGGGTGCAGGTCAGGCACGAGGAGGCGGCGGCCTTCGCGGCGGGCGCCGAGGCCCAGATCACCGGCAAGCTCGCCGCCTGCGCCGGCTCCTGCGGGCCCGGCAATCTGCACCTGATCAACGGGCTGTACGACGCGCACCGCTCGATGGCCCCGGTCCTGGCGCTCGCCTCGCACATCCCCACCGCGGAGATCGGCCTCGGATACTTCCAGGAGACGCACCCCGAGCGATTGTTCGAGGAGTGCAGCCACTACAACGAGATGATCTCCAGTCCCGAGCAGATGCCCCGGCTCGTCCAGACGGCCATCCAGCACGCGGTCGGCCGGGGTGGTGTGAGCGTGGTGACGCTGCCCGGCGACATCGCGTCGCGGCCGGCCCCGACGAAGGCGATCGAGCACGCCCTGGTGACGTCCCGGCCGACGGTGCGACCCGGGGACCTGGAGATCGACAAGCTGGTCGACATGATCGACGACGCGGACCGGGTCACGCTCTTCTGCGGCAGCGGTACGGCGGGGGCGCACGCGGAGGTCATGGAGTTCGCCGAGCGGATCAAGTCCCCGATCGGCCACGCCCTGCGCGGCAAGGAGTGGATCCAGTACGACAACAGGTTCGACGTCGGTATGAGCGGACTGCTCGGTTACGGCGCCGCCTACGAGGCCACCCACGAGTGCGATCTGCTCATCCTGCTCGGCACCGACTTCCCGTACAACGCCTTCCTGCCCGACGGCACCGACGTCAAGATCGTCCAGGTCGACGTCCGGCCCGAACGCCTCGGCCGCCGCTCCCAGCTGGACCTCGCCGTCTGGGGCGACGTACGCGAGACGCTGCGCTGTCTGACGCCCCGGGTGCGGATGAAGAGCGACCGCCGGTTCCTGGACAAGATGCTCAAGAAGCACGCCGACGCGCTCGAAGGCGTCGTCAAGGCGTACACCCGCAAGGTCGACAAGCACGTCCCGATCCACCCCGAGTACGTCGCGTCCGTGCTGGACGAAGTGGCCGACGACGACGCGGTGTTCACCGTGGACACCGGCATGTGCAACGTCTGGGCGGCCCGCTATCTGTCGCCCAACGGCCGCCGCCGGGTGATCGGTTCGTTCAGCCACGGGTCGATGGCCAACGCCATGGTGCAGGCCGTCGGCGCGCAGTTCGTGGACCGGGAGCGCCAGGTCGTCTCGATGTCCGGCGACGGCGGATTCACCATGCTGATGGGTGACTTCCTCACTCTCGTGCAGTACGAACTCCCCGTGAAGATCGTCCTGTTCAACAACTCCGCGCTCGGCATGGTCGAGCTGGAGATGCTGGTGGCCGGTCTGCCCTCGTACGGCACCACCAACCGCAACCCCGACTTCGCCGCCGTCGCCCGCGCCGCCGGGGCGTTCGGGGTCAGGGTGGAGAAGCCCAAGCAACTCGCGGGCGCGCTCAAGGACGCCTTCAAGCACAAGGGCCCGGCCCTGGTGGACGTGGTCACCGACCCGAACGCCCTGTCCATGCCGCCGAAGATCAGCGCCGACATGGTCCAGGGCTTCGCGCTCTCGGCCGGGAAGATCGTGCTGGACGGAGGGGTGGGCCGCATGGTCCAGATGGCGCGCTCCAACCTGCGCAACCTGCCGCGGCCCTGACCCCTCCCACCGCTGTTCCTACGCGGGCGTGAACCGCAGTGTGAGAATCTGGAACGGGCGCAGTGACACCCGCAGGCCCTCCGCACCCGTTCCCGCCTCGTGCAGCGGTCGCTCCAGCAGGTCGGTGACCTGGGCCTGTACGACGGGGAAACCGGTTCGCAGCAGGGCCGACGCGCGGTTGCCCGCCGACTCGTAGAGCCGGACCACCACATCGCCGCTACGGTCCTCGGCGAGCTTCACCGACTCCACCGTGACCGCCGGGTGGTCGACGGAGACCAGCGGCGCCGACGCGGGAGCGGCGGCGACCCGCAGCGGCAGGTTGAGCGCCAGCCCCTCCCGTACCGCGTCCGTCACCTCGGCGCCCGGCGCCAGCGCGTAGCTGAACCGGTGCGTGCCCAGGTCCGTCTCCGGGTCCGGGCTGTGCGGCGCCCGCAGCAGCGTCAGCCGCACCGTCGTGCCCAGCCCCTCGTCGTGCTCGGTGCGGGTCACGTCGTGGCCGTACGTCGAGTCGTTGACCACCGCCACGCCGTAGCCGGGCTCGGCGACCCGCAGCCAGCGGTGCGCGCAGATCTCGAACCGGGCCGCGTCCCAACTGGTGTTGGCGTGCGTGGCACGGTGCACATGACCGAACTGGATCTCGGCGGTGGACCGTTCGGCGTGCACGTCCAGCGCGAACGCCGCCTTGAGGACCTTCTCCGACTCCTGCCAGTCGACCTCGGTGACGACGTCCACCCGCCGGCCGCCGGCCGCGAGCCGGATCTCCTGCACGATCCACGACGAACCGAACGTACGGACCACCCGGACCGTCGCCCGCAGCGGTCCCTGCTCCACCAGCTGCACGGACTCCGCCGTCGTGAGATCGGTGTGCCGGTGCCGGTAGTGCCGGTCGATGTCCCAGGCGTCCCACTGATTGGGGTGGTCGGGGTGCAGCTGGAGCAGATTGCCCCGGCTGCCCGGCGCCAGGACCTCACGGTCCGCCGTCAGATCGCGTACGGAGGTGAGCAGGCCCTCGCGGTCGACGGTGACCCGCAGCAGCCCGTTGTCGAGGGTGATCACGTCGGAGCCCTCGGCGCGCGTCGTCACGCCCGCGATCTCGCCCGCCGTCTCGGCGGCGGTCAGCGCCGTCGCGCCCAGTCCGGGCACGCGTACGGCGACCGCGGACCGGCCGTGGCTGTTCAGCGCCTGCACCGCGCTGCCCTCGGGAACGTCGGCCGTGTCGGCCTCGACGACCTCGGTCCGCTCGTACGGCGAGGTGTTGAGCACCGCCGCCGCACCCCCACCGCCGCTGCCGCCGAGGGCCGCGACGGCCGCCGCCGTGATCTCCGTCAGCTCCTCCCGCACCCGCGCGTAGGTGTCCCTCGCCTCCCGGTGCACCCACGCGATGGACGAGCCCGGCAGGATGTCGTGGAACTGGTGCAGCAGCACCGTCTTCCACAGCCGGTCCAGTTCCTCGTACGGATACGCGTACGACGGCGTCCGCAGCGCGGCGGCCGTCGCCCACAACTCGGCCTCCCGCAACAGGTGTTCACTGTGCCGGTTGCCCTGCTTGGTCTTCGCCTGCGTCGTGTACGTCGCCCGGTGCAGCTCCAGATACAGCTCGCCCGACCAGACCGGCGCCTTCTGCGCGTACTCCTCCTCGGCGGCGGCGAAGAACGCGGCCGGCTTCTCGATCTCGACGCGCGGCGAGCCCTCCAGGGACTTCAGCCGGCGCGCCTTCTCCAGCATCTCGCGGGTGGGACCGCCACCGCCGTCACCCCAGCCGAACGGGACCAGTGAGCGCGACGCCCGGCCCTTGTCGGCGAAGTTCCGCTCGGCATGGGCCAGTTCGGACGCGTGGAACTGCGCGTTGTAGGTGTCGACCGGCGGGAAGTGGGTGAAGACCCGGGTGCCGTCGATGCCCTCCCACCAGAACGTGTGGTGCGGCATCTTGTTCGTCTGATTCCACGACAGCTTCTGCGTGAGGAACCACTTCACGCCCGCCAGTTTGGCCAGTTGGGGGAACGCGGCCGTGTAGCCGAAGGAGTCGGGCAGCCAGATCTCCTGCGTCTCGACCCCCAACTCCTCCTGGAAGAAACGCATTCCGTGCACGAGCTGCCTGGCCAGCGCCTCGCCGCCCGGCATGTTGGCGTCCGACTCCACCCACATCGAGCCCACGGGAGACCAATTGCCGTCGGCCACGGCCTTCTTGATGCGCTCCCAGATGTGCGGCTGGTGCTCCTTGACCCACGCGTACTGCTGCGCCTGCGAACAGGCGAAGACCAGCTCCGGGTACTCCCCGGCGAGCGCGGTGACATTGGCGAACGTCCGGGACGCCTTGCGTACGGTCTCGCGCAGCGGCCACAGCCACGCCGAGTCGATGTGCGCGTGCCCGGCCGCCGAGACGCGGTGGGCGCTCGGCGCCGCCGGGCTGGCCAGGACGCCGGCCAGTTCGGCACGGGCCGCCACCGCCGTACCCGCCACGTCGTGCAGATCGAGCACGTCCAGCATGTTCTCCAGGGCGCGCAGGATCTCGTGCCGCCGCGACCGGTCTGCGGGCAGCTCCGCCATCAGCTCGGACAGCACCTCGATGTCGAGCACCAGATGCCACACGTTCTCGTCCAGCACGGCGATGTCGGCGGCGGCGAAGGTGTACAGCGGGGTGTCACCGGCCGTCTTCACGTCCCCGAGGCGCGTCGGCAGGAAGTGGGCGGGCATCGACGGGTTCGCCGCGGCTTCGAGGAGCAGATGGACCACCTCGCCGCCCTCGGCGGGTGCGCCGACCGGGACATGGCGGTTGCGCGGGTGGACGCCCTTGATGGGCACGCCGGCCGCGTCGTACACCATCCCCTCGGCCTGGAAGCCGGGCCCCTCGTCGGTGAAGCCCGGGTCGATCACGACCTCCACGCGCAGCCCGGCGTATTCGTCCGGCACGACGCCCTCCAGCCGGAACCAGCTGGTCGACCAGGGCGGGCCCCACGGTGTGCCGGTGTGGAACGGCTCGTACGTCGCCTGGAGTGCCTGCTCCACGGGCACCGGCTCGCCCGGCACATCCCAGACCGAGAGGACGAGCGGCGTCCTGGCCGCGTACTGGGCGGGGCGGATGAACTGGCGAAGGGCGCGTTCGAGCCGGCCCTCCACCAGGGTGCGGTCGTCGTGCATCAAGGCTCCTCAGGTCTACGGCTCAGCCTTCCGGAACGGCAGACTCCAGGTGTCCGGCCGATCTCGCAACCCCTCACTTCCCACCAGAAGCACCAGGCACTCACCGGCACACCGTCCCGCATCGCCATGAGTGGCCGGTGGCCAGTGGGGAATGCATCTGGGGAGAGCGTTCAAGAGAGGAAGCTCGCACGGACAACGGGGGCATGGGGGAGATGGGGGACATGAGAGGCACGGGGGAGCAGACGCGACTGCTGCGCAAGCAGTTGCTCCGCAGAGTGGAGAGCGCCGATCTCACGGCGGTTCCCGAGGTGCGCCACGCGCTGCGCGAGCTGCTGAGTCACTGGCGGGAGCGCGAGTCGGCCGAGGTCGCGGAGCTGCTCACGAGCGAGCTGGTGACCAACGCGCTGGTGCACACCGAACACGGAGCGGTGGTCAAGGCCACGGTCGCCGACTCCCGGCTGCGGGTGGAGGTGCGTGACTTCATCGACGCCCCGCCGACGCCGAACGCGCCGACGCAGGACGACGGGACGCACGGGCGGGGGCTGGTCCTGGTCGACGGACTCGCCGACGCCTGGGGGGTGCTGACCCAGGGCCTGGGCAAGATGGTCTGGTTCGAGCTGAACGGCGAGACGGCCTGAGACGGCGAGACGGCGAGACGGCGAGACGGCCTCGGCCGAGCCGGGGCGGCCACCGCCGCACGGGGCGTACGCCAACGACGGACCGGCGCGACGGTCTCCCGCCACGCCGGTCGTCCGTCATGTGCCCACTCGTCGACGAGCCGTCTCTCCGAGTACGGCGCTCAGCCGAACTGCTGCTCCAGATGCCTGAGTTTGCGCTCCAGCGAGTCGAGCCGGGGCAGCGCCTGGGTGTCGTCCTCCGCGGTCAGGTCGACGGTACGCGCGTCGTACCCTTTCACCGGCTGGAGAGGGGGCTGGGGCCGCCCGAGCGACGTGTCGGCCTCGCGCAGTT
Proteins encoded in this window:
- a CDS encoding ATP-binding protein — encoded protein: MRGTGEQTRLLRKQLLRRVESADLTAVPEVRHALRELLSHWRERESAEVAELLTSELVTNALVHTEHGAVVKATVADSRLRVEVRDFIDAPPTPNAPTQDDGTHGRGLVLVDGLADAWGVLTQGLGKMVWFELNGETA